The Branchiostoma lanceolatum isolate klBraLanc5 chromosome 7, klBraLanc5.hap2, whole genome shotgun sequence nucleotide sequence TCAAATCAATATAGCATaaatattgaatcatgaaagttacactTTATTACGTATGGTGTAATTAATGCCAGAAAATAAATATGGTTCAGCGAAATAACCTAATAAAAACTACATTGTTAAAATCAAAATTTACGAATTTTGTAGAAAGAAACATTggcaaaaacccgttgccattaCAACAACTGGACAACAAGAAAAATTGTGAACTTACGTAaatatcataaaattgttgccaactagaTTCATGACAAGTCACCGATTTTGGCAGTTCTAGCATAAGCCGTTCAGGAGGTATGCGACGTGTTAACAAGCTAATGGAAGGGGGGGGAGTgggcaaaatccaatcatttcgtGGTCTTATCAAAACCTACCTCATACCAAATATACAACCCACCCTTctattcttgagttatggtgttcacagacacacacacaagctcacgcaaccgaaaacataaccttcttggcgaaatAACTCACCTCTACGTGGGAACCGGGAGTCCTGTCCAAGAGCTCACGGAACAATCTAAGGGCATGTTTGATCGGTTCTCCGAACTCCTGCTGTAAGTTGTAAGAGCCCTCTGTCTGCATCTTGCCAAGGTACAACGAAAGGACCATGGTCAGGAACTTGGAGTTACGGATCATCACCATAAGCTCCATAGTGTTCCCTGAGAAATTAGGGTAAGGGCATTTCATTAATTCATATATCAGCATGAACCAGTGCAATATGGTGCCTCTCACAAGGGATAAGGCAATCGATAGATAAaacgctgcccgtgacaacCCATGGCAAAAGCTTTATGATTGGTTTGAAATCGGGTGCGTAATGAGACGACCACTTGCTCTTACCCACCCTCCTGAGCGGGCCCGACTCGCTCGGTACGGTACCTCCCGTATCGGCCCTGCTATTCTAAGCcggtattctggcttctggcgacgtAACTGActgttgctcatgaataattaatgagctagccttatttggcacaaacagccgttattttgttctgaacccaaagtagtgATGCAAGACGTAActtgattggctgatagcttcccagcgacctttgcGGTTTTGCACAAGATGAGCTTGTGTGAAGCCTCTCATTGGCTGAAAGCTTTTTTTGgcggtgacgtcgccagaagtcAGAATACcggcttggaatagcagggccgacACGGGAGGTACCGTACCGAGCGAGTCGGGCCCGCTCAGGAGGGTGGCTCTTACCTGGAGAAGACGAACAGTCGCACGCTCGTGCGAGAACACGGAGTAGTAAAGCCACCATGTCTTTTCTTATAACCCCTTACGCGGATACCGCCATATTTGGTCGCCGCGAAGCATCATGGGATTGTTTGGGGGCAAGTTGAGGCAAGACCGCAAGATGGCGTCTGGCGAGCAGCCGCGCCATTTTAGTAGTTGGACTGTCGCCAACCTCAGCAAGTTTTTGAGGGACAGGCAAGTCCCCGTTGCCAACGCGAGGAAGGATGAGCTTGTGAGGAATTGCATCGCCGCAGACCAACTAGGTACGAACCACTTTGATTGTCGTAAATCGGCTGAAATTGAACGATACTGATTTGACAGTTCGTGTCTTATATCACAACAAGGCCATATTGCATTTCACTTTCTTTAGTTGGGAGAGCCGTTCCATGGGGAAGCGGCGTTCTCCAGCCGCCGCGAGCTGGGTGGGAAAAGTCGTTTCTACAGACAGTTTTAACGCTCTATTAAATCGAcatgatttgatttttattAGGCTTGCTTCCCAACCCCAACATCGCCGGAGACAACGTCAACTGTCGCCGCCGGAAGTTGACCCTGGATGGTGGCGTCATCCGGTTGCCTGACCCAGACGAGCTGAAGACCGGGTGGGAGGATTCCCCGGCGAGTTTTCCCAACCTTGTCCAGGACTCCGTAGAGAGGTACCTAGATGAGAGTAAGTATATTGCTGTACATGAAAGCTTATCTATTCGGTTcggtttttttaaagttatttcTTGGTTTAATATTCTAATACAGTTTTCATATTTGAAACTAACTATTACAGTATAATATAGAATAAAACGATTGAATTAAGAACCTCTTTCATGTTGACTTAACGAAGATGAATAGAATCAGTTGTAACCTTTGATATGAAATGTATGCATATACACTTAtatgattttgtttatttggttCAACTCTTTGCAGCCATGAGCTGAATTGCAGAGTTTTAACACATGTGTATGTTATGTTTGTCCAGTTGGACCACTGATCAGATCTGTGCACTTCTGCTGTTCCTTTTCACGTACAACTTCTTCAATCTTAAATGGTTCTACAAAGGTAATGTTGCACAAAGTTTCCTAGTGTATTTTAGGTGGTGTAAATGTGTAAACAATAAAGGTCCTGTATATCAAATAATTAACACCTTAGAACATGTATGCTATATTCTTCCTTTTTTGTCCtatttatgttttattcttAAACGACACGAGTGTAACAATGCATTTCATTCTTGTCTTTGTAGAAAACCGTGCCATTGACATCAGCACTGGAGGTAGGGAATCCCTGAGGGACGGTAAATCGCTCTATGTGTCAGGACACATAGGGTCGGTTCAGTACCATGGTGTCGGGGGGAACATTCCGTACTGCTTCATGCGGTCGGTGTGTATCCGTGAGACGTCCTTGCGTGAGGTTCCTTACAAGCTGTGGATAATCATACACAAGGAGAAGCAGGTCCTTGTGGAGAGTTTCTGCACCTGTCCTGCTGGGTAGGTATACTTTTGCACGGATGATGTCTCATGAAATTTAGAAGGAGACCTCAGtttaatttcaacaaaaatatttgacATAATTAATTCATTGCTGCATATGACATCTATTTCAGTCTCCGTGGTACATGTAAGCACGTCTCTGCCCTGTGCCATTACATCATTGCCATAGCAGCACGTGGGGAAAACACCGCCGTCACAGAACAGAGGCAGACGTGGAATGCACCTCCAAAGAATCTCCATCCTCCAGAATTCATGCATAACATCAACATCCGGAAAGTACAAGGTACAGATGCATTTCAATCATGTATTTTATTGTCATCACATTACTTACTTTGGCCGCAATAACGTTTGAGACTGGTGTTCCAGACCAGTCCTTATTTTAAGGTATCatggcttctacttgtatcccaAGGGCTGAAGGCAGTTGCCTTAAAGGAAAGCAACTTAAGACCTTATGTTGGCTAATTTAAAATGGAATATCACTGTAGTTACATGTGCAttctatgaataatgaaatgtgTAATACATTTCAGGCAACTGTGTCATCGAGAATGAAGAAAGAAGACCCAAGCGGTTCAAGTACGACCCTCGGGCACCGAATGACCGAGGAGAGCGATCCATATATCAGCTTGACATGGATGGCTTGAGGGATGCAACCAATGGCGCGGCAGGGATTCTGACCTATTTTCCCGGAGTTCCTGATAACCAAGAGCCATGCATGGCTGACTTGAGTGTTGTGCTTGAGGAAATTGTGGAGCATGAGCCTGTGGCATGCCTACCCCCCACTCTAACAGAGCTGGCGAAGACCGCAAGTGAAAGCAGCTTGTTAGAGGAATGCCTGAAGCCATTGAGCCAGAGTGAAGTCCAGACTGTCTCAAATGCAACCCAAGACCAGGCCGAGTCCAACCTTTGGTTTGACTATCGTGCAGGCCGTATTACTGCAAGTAATTTGGCCACGGTGGTAAAGAAGGTCAACCCTGGCACTGGAGAACTTAGCCAAAGGAACGACTCACTGATAAAGACCATTATGGGTTACTACCCTGCAGTATCTTCCGTAGCCATAGACTGGGGGAAGTACAATGAAAGCAGTGCagtcaaaatgtttctaaaggCAAATCGCCACAGccacaaaaacatgtcaacaaaGAAATGTGGACTAGTTCTCTGTGACACATTGCCCATTCTGGCTGCAACCCCAGATGCCATGGTGCAGTGCAGCTGCTGCGGGCTTCGTCCACTGGAGGTGAAGAACCCATATACCTACCGTGGACTATCTGTGAATAAGTTAGCTGAGCAGCCGGACTCTTGTCTCCATATAACAACAGATGGACAAATCAAGCTGAAGAGGGACCATCCTTATTACTTCCAGGTCCAAGCACAGCTTCTGTGCACACATGCAGACATTGGGTACTTTGCTGTGAAAACTGCATCTCCATACAGCAACTTCCACTGTGAAGAGATCTGTATTGACACACAGTTGCTGAATGATGTAGTGGACAAAGTGAAAAGGGTGTTTGAGGCTGTGATCATGCCTGAGCTGATCCATGGAAACCTCAGGAAAAGGATGGAAGCTAACAAGACCCAGGAGCCCCTCCCTCCTGCAGCCACTCAGGAGCCCCTCCCTCCTGCATCCACCTAGGAGCCCCTCCCTCCTGCAGCCACCTAGGAGCTTTTATTTATTAAGGGAACAATAGTTTGCCCAATTTCTTAGTGTCAGTGTTGCCCTTAATGTCAGCTTGACAGTTTAAGTTAAAACCAAACGTTTGTACATACATGGTTTTGTACTATCTATGCTTTCCAGGCATATGGTAGTGGTATAGAATATCAAGGACATTACCCtcaattatgattttttttgtcgcTTGTGTTCAAGTTCAGAGGATGGATCCTCGGTGACAGGGCTTGACTAGGGTTACAACTCCTAGTTGCTGAGGGGGCCCAACTTGATGTTTCATATTACTGCCTTGTGTAGCAAGCATACTTAATACATGCATAGTTCATGTTACTCATGTTAATTGTTCAAAAATGTTTCTGAAAGTTCTGAAACTGTTAAGCAACTTTTTGGGCATCATGCGAACAGAGGGCACTGCCACCTTCTATGCTTCATATGCATATGACAGTAGCATGGAACATTAATTACATTACCCTCGATTTTGacgttataattttttttttttcaacttcagAGGCACGTGATCCTCCGTGACTGGGCTTGACTAGGGTTACACTCCCTAGTCGCTGAGGGGGCCCAACTTAATGTTCCATGTTACTGCCTTATGTATGCAGAGTTAGTGGTTGATGTAAGTAACACTTTCGGCTCTGGGGACCAAATTATTTTCTTTGGGGGTGGGGGATGACACCCTTGGCAGATGACCTCCTCGTTGGTGGGTGTTGGGTAATGTTGTTAGATTTAGCAACAGCTAACGATCTGCCATAAATCTTTACTTGAGTCCATGTCTAAACACAATGTGAATAGTAACAGAATTAGTTTTCTTGTATGACTATCAATCAAAAAAGAACAAATAACTCTCATAGTTGTTGGAAATATGATAATAGTATATTCAATATTTCACAGGAATAGAATAGTAATGGCATATTTACTATGAATagagtatgtacatgtaccatatttctttgaaatagaataataTTAGGTAAAATGTTTCATTGTATAGTAACAATTCGTACAATATTTCATTGTAATAGAATAATATTAGGAGATCTATTTAGTTGTGGGATAATGAACAATAAACTATTGTATAGTAGTATTGTATAGTAATAgtatttacaatatttcattGTGCAAGGAGATTATGATACATTCTGGCATCCTCATCAAATTTGCACTAGGTGACAATTtaaatactgtatgtacatgtatatataatatttatTAGGATATATTTACAATCTCACAGGGGGATAATTGGAGGCTGTAGATTTACCAGAGAAGCAACAATGATCACAATATGGTCAAATAGGTCGGCCATATCTAGAGGCAGTTCAGCTTTCATAATGTTAAAGTCTTTCATTCGTCCGATGACTCGCTCCACATGTATTCTAGCATTGGCAACTTGTTTGGTAGTTTTGTTTTCTGATTCGGAaaactgttttttcttcttcagaaaaGGGGGTATTTCAAGTCTCACAGGTTTGTCAAGGAGAAGCTCTTGAATGTTGAAACCTCTATCAGCAAGAATGGTGTCGCCTGGTGCAAATTTGTCAAGGATTCCAGACCGTTTTACCATTTCCTTGTCACTCATGTTCCCCCCTGCTACTGATGAAACAAAAGATATGGTTCCAGATGGTGTACAAGCTACCAAAATTTTGGCAGTTGCCCTACCCTTGTACTTAGAATATATCTGACTGTTAGCCTTTGCAAGGGATGGCCGCTGTAGGGGAACCTCAGTGCAATCTATGATAGCAGACATATTCCTATACTTAGCAAAACATGATGGCATATACAATTTCAGCTCATTCCTTGTTGGCCAGTGAATCAGACATCTTAGCTCCAAAGACAGCAAAGGTAGCCAAGTAGACAAAACTTGAGAAATTAGACTTATCCCACAACTAAATAGATGTGCGAGAAACTGCTCACTTAGGTTGAGTTTTATTTTCATAAGAGTAACTAGGAGTtcattttgataagaaagcaaCCGTTTTGGTCCTGGCTTGTTGGTTCTTCTGACTTGGTATGACTTTGTGGATTGAGATTGAGAACTTTTGAAATACTGCATGTATGGTAGTTTTGGTTTAATGAGAGAGAAAATCCAGATAAACAATGCATATGAAGCCAGGCCAGTGTGAAGGTGAATAAGCTTGTCAGAGTGCTTAAGGTTTTCTATGTCGTATATGTGATTCACTGTGTCTTTCCCAGTCTGCACTTCTGAATTCCTTTTCTCCATCTCCTCTTTCAACCTATCACGCTCCTCCCTTAGACTGTCCCTGTCATGTTCGAGATCCCTCCACTTCCTCTTGCACACCTCACattttacacatgtacagacttCGGACTCTGACATAAATGCATAACCATGCTCCTCTTTTAAGTCCTGGCAGCTAAACGATGATGACCTACAAGGTGATGGTGGAGAGTCGAGCGGCATTTCCTCTGAGGCTGCCACAGATGGAGTGTCGTAGCAGTGATCAGAACTGATTTTTGCCACTTTACTTGCTCTTGTTTCATGTTTTGCGCGCTTCACCTGTCCACCTCTAGTAGTAG carries:
- the LOC136438062 gene encoding uncharacterized protein, whose product is MGKGDRCAVFGCNNDRRYPEKLLIKDHVTTIKWHYCPPKSRRIWTKLLNREGFEVTSNTRICSNHFVLGGPHGQHPHPCLYMRGPDTSTHSLEIQEIISGAEPTSTTTTRGGQVKRAKHETRASKVAKISSDHCYDTPSVAASEEMPLDSPPSPCRSSSFSCQDLKEEHGYAFMSESEVCTCVKCEVCKRKWRDLEHDRDSLREERDRLKEEMEKRNSEVQTGKDTVNHIYDIENLKHSDKLIHLHTGLASYALFIWIFSLIKPKLPYMQYFKSSQSQSTKSYQVRRTNKPGPKRLLSYQNELLVTLMKIKLNLSEQFLAHLFSCGISLISQVLSTWLPLLSLELRCLIHWPTRNELKLYMPSCFAKYRNMSAIIDCTEVPLQRPSLAKANSQIYSKYKGRATAKILVACTPSGTISFVSSVAGGNMSDKEMVKRSGILDKFAPGDTILADRGFNIQELLLDKPVRLEIPPFLKKKKQFSESENKTTKQVANARIHVERVIGRMKDFNIMKAELPLDMADLFDHIVIIVASLVNLQPPIIPL
- the LOC136438685 gene encoding uncharacterized protein, which translates into the protein MGLFGGKLRQDRKMASGEQPRHFSSWTVANLSKFLRDRQVPVANARKDELVRNCIAADQLGLLPNPNIAGDNVNCRRRKLTLDGGVIRLPDPDELKTGWEDSPASFPNLVQDSVERYLDESKYIAVHESLSIRFGFFKVISWFNILIQFSYLKLTITHMCMLCLSSWTTDQICALLLFLFTYNFFNLKWFYKENRAIDISTGGRESLRDGKSLYVSGHIGSVQYHGVGGNIPYCFMRSVCIRETSLREVPYKLWIIIHKEKQVLVESFCTCPAGLRGTCKHVSALCHYIIAIAARGENTAVTEQRQTWNAPPKNLHPPEFMHNINIRKVQGNCVIENEERRPKRFKYDPRAPNDRGERSIYQLDMDGLRDATNGAAGILTYFPGVPDNQEPCMADLSVVLEEIVEHEPVACLPPTLTELAKTASESSLLEECLKPLSQSEVQTVSNATQDQAESNLWFDYRAGRITASNLATVVKKVNPGTGELSQRNDSLIKTIMGYYPAVSSVAIDWGKYNESSAVKMFLKANRHSHKNMSTKKCGLVLCDTLPILAATPDAMVQCSCCGLRPLEVKNPYTYRGLSVNKLAEQPDSCLHITTDGQIKLKRDHPYYFQVQAQLLCTHADIGYFAVKTASPYSNFHCEEICIDTQLLNDVVDKVKRVFEAVIMPELIHGNLRKRMEANKTQEPLPPAATQEPLPPAST